The Candidatus Binatia bacterium genome contains the following window.
TTCCCGGCGTAGTCGACGCCGATCCGCGGCGTAGCTAAAATCTTCGGCGCCGGCTCGCCGCGATCTTCGACGTAAAGAACACTGCCGCATACATCTGCGCCGTTCAGGAACTTATCGATCGCGAGAGCCTGGCAGAGTTTGCCCGGCCCGCTGGCGAGATTGCGCAACTGTTCCGACCGTCTCCTTGCTTTCATCAAGTCGATCCCCTCCACCGGCTCGAGAGCGCGGATCAACACCGCCGACGGATGATCCACGGCCTCAGTGACTAGATTCAGGCAGTAGTACATCCCATAGATGAAGTAGACGTACGCGTGGCCCGCTGGACCGAACATGATTTCCGTCCGCGCCGTGCGCCCGCGCGACGCGTGGCAGGCAAGGTCCTTGCCGCCGACGTAGGCTTCGGTCTCCACGATGCGCCCGATGGTTTTTCCGTCGGAATGTTTTCGGACCAGATACTTACCTAGCAACTGCCGAGCGACTGTGACCGTGGGCTGCTGGTAAAACGGGCGTGAGACTTTCAAGGCTGCGGCCAGGTTTCACATTAAAGTAGATCTTCAAGGACTTCGCGCGCTCGAACGAGGTGCTCCCTGGGCACAAGAAACCGGACCGGAATGGGCGCTCTCATGGTGAAATTTTCGCCTTGCGCAACGTAGGGAATGTTTTCGGCTTCGAGAAGCGATTTTACCAGCGCGATCTCACCGTGATTGTTGGTGCTCAAGACCTCCTCGAGATCAACGAACGCAGGCTCATCGATCGCGAGGCCCGCCAACTCATGAACCAACGGTACCTGGCAATCGGCACACTTTGTAAAACCGTCGCGATACTCGGTCCGACATTTTGGACAGTACATCACGGGTAAGTCGCCAAAGTCATCTAGGTTTTGTTTCCTTGATTTCCTTCAGCAGGCTCCAGTCCACGACCTGGCTCAGCGGAATCTCTTTGCTGAGCTTGAGCCGCTCCCTCGTAAGGTTCACATCGAGCAGAAGCCCCTTTTCTGAGACAAAGCCGTCCTCGGCGAATGAGTTGATCGAAGCGTCGTAGGCCTGCGCCGCCTGC
Protein-coding sequences here:
- a CDS encoding DNA-3-methyladenine glycosylase translates to MKVSRPFYQQPTVTVARQLLGKYLVRKHSDGKTIGRIVETEAYVGGKDLACHASRGRTARTEIMFGPAGHAYVYFIYGMYYCLNLVTEAVDHPSAVLIRALEPVEGIDLMKARRRSEQLRNLASGPGKLCQALAIDKFLNGADVCGSVLYVEDRGEPAPKILATPRIGVDYAGKWKDKPWRFLIRGNEFVSKT
- a CDS encoding DUF2007 domain-containing protein; this encodes MVHELAGLAIDEPAFVDLEEVLSTNNHGEIALVKSLLEAENIPYVAQGENFTMRAPIPVRFLVPREHLVRAREVLEDLL